GTACATTATGCTCGAACAACGAGCCGATATACAGACCTGGAGTGTTGTAGGCAGTGGATGCCTGGCTGCCGTTGTAGACATCTGAAAGACTGTGTGATTTTCGTCTTCAGAAATCTGTCACTAACAATTTTACTCTAGTCATAAAGTGCATTCGGGGAATAGCACattgttcaaaaataattactaAGAGATATTTTTATATGGGTGGATTCTTAGTAAAGAATAATGTAGTGGCTAACGGTAGAAAATGTACATTTGAAGTGAGTGAAGATTATTCAAATATACcaacaaataataaagatTGAGATAAGGACTGATTAAGATCCAAGAGAGAAACGCCACTTAACCCTAGCTAATGCCTAATTAAAAACTTCATAGCGGAAGACGGCTGCAAAACAAATAAGCCCATACAATGTGTTCTCTCCGCAGATTTTTCctttgcttgattttttttcacgttgaAAAAAGTGGTATAGGCGGTGCATCAAATTCCCAAATCGAATTAAAAGGGTACCATCTTTTTTTGGAGATCATTTGATCAGTAGCGCACCGAAGTTTCTAGAACAGGTCTAAATTGGCTGTTTTGTTACGTTGGAGACTCACGTTTAAGCCGATCCACCATTTCACTATTGGAAGTAGGTTCCTTAAGCGAAATTTAAAggtatcatcccacgaatctgggatagtacgggtttcaggtgcgttacgcctatgcggggtcgtagattaaggggaggagggtgattccgtccattccctcctaactgccgtaaaaaacggtccggaaaaagtggcgcgtgcacaacgttgccgcgctccaatcgaactcgttgtagaaaatagcgcacaggaacgctcgaaaccgcatcttccgcttcgtttttttacggcaattgggaagaaatggacggaatcgccctcctccccataatctacgaccccgtataggcataacccacctgaaacccgcaccatcccagattcgtggggtgatgcctatacTAAATACTTGATCGATAAAGATAATCTAGGAAATCAATCGCATATGTCATTCTGAAGCAAATGATAGtagcaaaatattttcctgTGTACCATGACGGTACGAACACCACCTTGATGATGCACTGTTCGATCTTTGATCATTTGTTCTTCACTGGATCTCGTTGTTCTGGGTCGATTACAAACTCCTGTGGCTACGGGCTCAGAAAATGTTATGTTAAGAGTGTCCATCAGTGACATACAACAATTTAGTAAATGGAAAGATGAGAAATCCATCAAAGTAATGGAGAAAACTTTCCTCTCATCTCGTTCATGACCTTGCGCTCATTCAACTTGCACAGACCTCTCCAACAGTTTGAAATCATCAAGCAGCTCAGGGAAAGTAATGAAACTTTAGATATGTGATTCTTCCTGCTCCGTTGAGTGTTCCAGTGCGCTGcctgacattttttttaaatctactGGCGATATCAATgtgaaaacgaagagaaataaGTACGGGGTGGGACTATATTTATACAATTTTGAACTCAAGATGCTTCACAACGTTAAGAAAAGGCAAACACGAAAaacacagaacaaaaaaaaaacaagtaggcGAGTGTTGTCGACAGAGTTTAGCAGCAAACGATAAGCAGGAAGTAGTCCTTGTATTGAACTCCACGTCCCAGAGGATGGTCATAACATTTGTTGTCTTTGATGTCTTGAGATAATCACGTCTAGATTACGCAACTGGAAGAATCATGCCGGGACGAGTTCTGCGTTTCaaagatctcttttttttacgtaaAACCCCGGACGAACCCTAGGAAGGTGCTCGCTGAACGAACCACAAATGGTAAGAAGGAAAGTGTTGATAATAAGGATGTCATCGGATACAAAAGAGTTGGAAAAGTACTTAAATCGTatcaacttatttttttcgaatttgaacatgaaagtgaagaaaagtcGATGAGTGATGACTGACGAAGATCAGACAGAATCAATAAGTACAGGAACCTCTTCGACGGGGAATTGGGGGCTGCAAAAACTATTGAGCATCGATTTTCTTCCGTTCACTGTGtgctgaaaattctttttcttgttcttccttttttcctttattttgaaaaacaagatAATAATTCCTAACTGGTTACTCCTTTTTGTTTAGCAATTCCTAATTGgttacttctttttgtttaactggttacttctttttgtttaattggtcacttctttttctttccctagCGATTCTTCTGAAATTCCCTCAAACACTTTCTTTCGAATCGCCACCTTTTCTTTCATCATGATCAGAATCGCTGTTGAAAGGAAGTGGGGTTGTGTAGAGTGTGTAAAACGCCCAAAAATTTATGACCACGGTTTATTTGAAGAGTTTTGCTGTTCACATTCAGTATTCATTGAATTATCGTTTACATAGAGGTTTTTAGTTGGCTGATTGTAGAAAGTGCAATATAACCGTAACTGCAACGTTGAATATTGGACAAATTCCATGATTGAGAGCTAACAAGGAAGTTTGAGGGATGTGGAGTGTATCATGGTTGCACAAAATGTTGTAGAAATGTCCACATACGCAGAATAAGCGTAGAAATATTTTCGCCGGATGAACGGTACGTTTTCTGCACCAGacacaattattttttctgacACGTATCCGTCTTTTCTTTGCTAGACAGCCTTGATGAAGATTCTTTGCAATACTTGCAGAGAGTTTACAGAGAGCGTATGGAAGTGTCTGATAAACATCATAGGTTAAATTTATCGAGAAGTAGTTAAATTGACTGTGGAGAAATTCCTGAGTAGCTCGAGGAGAAATTCCGCTCGACAAATTTGTGATCCACCCTCAAGATATTTCTTTGTTCTACtatgttttttattctattttttgaaattttgtgacacatcttttggatcttttttttgtattttgaatTACGTACTTTCGGACCTTTTgacgtttttttcctgaattcaaGCACATTCTTAAAGGAAATCGAGCCATAGCaccatttcactttttaataGTTGTGACATAGAAGTTATTTGTTGGTAACATTATTCAATTCGCActatttaagaaaattaagtCTCGTGAAGGAATCTGATATGTACTCCCTTGTCGATGATTGCAATTGCAGAAATATAAAAAGTCAGATTATGTAGATCCAGGAAGCGTTTTGCAAAAGGTTGAGTAAAGCTGTGACTTTTGTGAACTGAGGAAATTATGTTTGATTTCAGTAGCTTTTCGACGTTTTCGAGGATAAGTACGGATAGTTTCTTGATTTGCTTGTTTCAACACTTTAATCAATATCGATGCGTTGTGAACGTCATGGACAGGCTTACTGTCCTCGTTGACAACAACTACTGATCTCTCGAAACGATCTGTCAAGACTGCTAGCAGTACATTTCTGGTCTATGTCCATAGTGTGAATGAGGGCAAATTAATTTGTGTAGGCAAAAATCCCACAAAATCTTGATTTAGGACACCTCTTGAAATATCTACCAAAAAATTCATAACTTGGGTTTTATAACTTGGGTAGATTGTAAGCGAAGATGGccttattgtttgtttttagaaAGTGTATTTCTGAAGAGGAACTTAAAAAAGATTGGAAACAGAAAATAGCGACTGAGGTACAAATTTGAGAGGATCAACACTGAAAAGCTACGGTTATCCAGTACTGTATCTAGTGTTGTTATCTGGTACTAGGTGTAACAGGGCCAGCAGCaattattgttattctttCAACTAAAGGTAATCAGTGAATACCTTCGAACCTTAGTCCAGGACTCTCTGAAAACTTAAtccgaggtggtgcagatttcaggtggagtattcttataagagatagtagattatgggaggAGGGCGacttcgtccatttcttcctaattgccgtaaaaaaacagctcggaagatgcggcgccgaacaaggctggcgcgctccagtcgaactccttgtagaaaatagtgcgccagaacgcccgaagctgtatcttccgggccgtttttttacggcaattaggaagaaatgaacggaatcaacccttctccataatctacgaccccgtatacaaatactccacctgaaatccataccacctcagattcgtggagtgatgcctttaattaaagAAGGCTAGATTGGAATAAGTGCATTTATAAGGAGTTCAATTCATGTCACACACTAGCATGAATGGATTGTTGTCAACAAATTTTTGTCCTTGTTTGggaattattttttgcacGCCCTTGACGATGAACGAGGGTAATCAGCTAATTTCTTGGTTATGGTTTTTGTGAGCAACACTGTAGCTGTGCTTAGATTCCCACAGATAATGGTATTCTCTCAAAGGACATGTACATGTAGAGAGAGAGTTAATTTCATAAAAGGATAAGATAAATAGTTACAATGTTTCGCAGCAGATCATTTGATCAGCCGCCTATCGAAGTTTCCAGAAGGAGCGCGTTCAGTGGTGCGTTGCTAAAGCGATCAATACTTAGGAAGAGCACCagttgtgtttttgttgtcaGTAATCATAATGATAACAAGTGATGATATAGCTTTTAGATGGCCAGACAGAGAATTtaagttcttttctctttttttttctttttcttctcaactgcATTTCGTTTTTTGATCTCAGCAATCGAAGAAGTAAACAATGATGATCAATCATCGTTGACCACCGGGAGAAGGTTCCTCGTCCCGTCCCGAATGAATACTTTCCACAAGCtgcctccttttttttagatttctcgTACCGTCTGACTCTAATTGGTAGGAGCACAATTTCTGCTTCATTCATAATTTCCCGACATCCGAAAATTGAGATTGCTCAGTTCTCCTGCCCTAGTTCGTACCTGCACCTTCAAATGTTTGCTGTTTTCTCTTGTATTGCCCAATCCGAGAACAAATGAGGTTCGCTTATTAAAGTCTCTTGTGGTCTTTCTAGTAGGGCTAAGATTATGTATTAgtgtatatttatttgttcgaaAACACCTATAGGTGTTTCATAAatcagaaacaagaaacagaagaacaagagcagagctcactagaatttcgccagTTTTATACAGAAATGTTGGCTGTTCATAGCACATTGTGTGATGGGTTGATCGCTACTGCTCCAGAAGGTATAGGTGCAACGTTATTGATTAttgcttttattattatactattgcATAGTTTACTGTGCAGATTATAAGGCATCAGCATACAGGTCTCTCCATATCCgtttttgatttattattcCGTAGAGCGTAGAAATTTGATCCTGATATTGGAGCGTCAGCAGTTAGGCATGCAGCAGAAATATGCggcatcgaaaaaaaaaacgctctttTGCGCAAACATCATTATTTGACTGATTCGTGCTAGGCAAATTTTTCTTGCACTTCGTTAGAAGATTAGTTGATACACAAGTGGAAATTTCTTGGGGGAAATGATCCAAAACCAGACGTTTATCTTCTCCTCTGTCTCGGGatagtttttttgttgatattcTCAATGAATATTCATGGTTACATTCTTAATCGAGCCTTGATCGACTTTCCGTAATCTATTAAGAGCTGAGATTGAGTTTCAAAAGGCGGCTGAGCATGTCTAAGTGTTCTGAAGTTGACTTTTACCAAGATTGAATTACCAAGAGATCATCTTATTACCAATAAACAATGGATTGTATTTGTGCGCAGTTTTAATATTACTAGAACCCAGGCCCAtaaacatttttatattttgataaTAAATGAAGCACTGACCCATGTTTGATGACGGTGCTTCACTTAACGATTCCTTCTTAACGATTCAGGATCATCACCCTTTTTTTAGACGTGAAAAATTTACGCAGATACTAGGTGAAAATTGTATTTGTAACAAGTGGATCCGTTCTTTGACATCCACAGAATGTcctattgatttgtttgacCTGTAACCAAGATTGGTAGTGATCTtcattaacagctaacgttttaGCGCTATCACCTTCGACAGAACCTCAAAAGTGACGTCAAAAGCGATTTATCCCTTCAAACGCCTTTTCATCTTACAGGAAGCATCCATACTCAGTGCAGAACACATCAATTATTGTTTTTCGTGAAATGTCATGAAAGGCATTCAAGGACAGTCATACATGAGCACTATCCAGAAAAGCATTGcaaagcatttaaaaaaaaatggaacagtcTCCTCTGCAGCTGAAACAATCGTCTCTTGTTGCCGCTGCTAGACAACGGAAAATATGTGCTCATGTGCGTCACTCACTCAATATGAACATTTTCATACGCGAATTCCTGGATCTTTTATTACCTGATTCcaacatttacttttttcatcacATCATTTACATAATTGACTACTAGAACTGTCTCGTTATGATTTTCGTGATGTAATCACGACAAGCATATGAAGGGAAATAAAGGGAGAAAATGATGTCCACGTCAATTGATGATTGGCTCTTACGATCTGAGGAAATGCGCTCCAATGCGTATGCAGTTGCCTATACCAATGTAGAGACAGTTACCTAGTTGTATTAAAACCATGAATAAGGATGTATACGAGTAAACCAAATGATCACAGTCCAGAATGGTTTAGGAGCAGGGGAAGAAACACAGCggataaatcgaaaaaaaaagaattggaatTGGATAAATATCTGCACGCGTCCAATCCATCCTCACAAAACCGTATTCAGAATGACTAGGAGCGggtgaacaacaacaacgggTGTGACCGGCACCAGGTgagaaggagagaagaaaaagactgTGCGTTGCGGCCGGTTGAATCCGGCACCGAATAAACGTCTGCCAGAGAGAAGTGATTGTGTCAAAATCGTCAAAAACTCTTCTGCAAACTACTTGGAAATAGCAGTGCTATCAAGTAGATTTActacttcaaaatattttaaaaggaCGGCGGAGAAGATTAGAAGATTCTCCTAGAAAGTTCTCTAGTGTTGTGCACATtacgtttgattttttttatcggcagtggaaatgaaaagtcaaaaaatacACTCACGCAATGAAATGCTTTgggaatttaaaggcagcataccacgaatctggggtggtacggaattcaagtggagtatccgtatacagaTTATGGAAagcggggtagttccgctcatctctccttcaATCACtacaagcagccggcccctgaatgctgttttgtacgatgccctCTATTGCACcacgccacccttgcacgcgtagcgcccctgactgcctatcggggtagtccgaattgattttcgacgaatcgcagggcggaggcggcgcaaggggtggagcgttgcaatggatggcgtcgtacaaaacagcattctggaggcggctgtttgcagtgatgcggggagagatgagcggaactacccttGTCTCCATAACCTATGagcccgtatacggatactccacctgaaatccgcgtTGCCACTGCGTTAAAAACATACGTATAGCGGAAGAGTGATAACTGATCAGGCGGCTAGCAGTAGGCTTGTCAAATTCCGTTTTGGAGATGTGACCTTGAAGGATGAACCGAAGGCTCGTGGGGTCGCTCTTCAGACTTCGGTGACTGAATGATGAATATTTTGAAGACGATGTTGTAATAAAATCCACGTCAAGCAACGAAAGAATTACCAGAGAAACGCAATACAACACAATCAACTGTTTGTCGACATCTAGAGAACtgtattaaaaacaaaatgggACTTATTTATGACTCTGCATAATACTACGGGTAGTAGAACTATGGCTATCCCCAACGAGTCGGCAATTGTTTAAGTTGAGCAGCGTTTGTCGCTTATTTTAGGTAACATTGATGGATTGATCGAACAATGACGGAATTACTTGCATTCTAATATTGCTTAAAAATTGTACCGTTAAGGGACTGATGCAATCGCAGCTTTTCTTAAATGGAGTGTTCAGTGAAATTTTAGCGTGTTCACTGATATTAGTGAACTACAACCCTACCTCTGTCTATTCGCGATAGAAAATCCCTGCATTGTGAACTCCGTAATGGGCTGCCTCTAGGCTCTGTGAGATGCTTCAGTACGTATATCTGCAGACAACGTAAAAAACATGAAGTGCAGAATTTGTAGTTCGAAATTAGAACAAACACGACGAAAtatttgccgaaacgttattgttgtttttttgtagTACATATGAGCAAGCAATGAGCGTCTACCATATAAATGGAGGTCTTGAAGTAACGAAGTGAGCATCGTTGTGCGCCAATTTCTACTGTTCCCATGTCATGCAACGTAAGTTCTAAAAGACTCATGTCTACTAGATATAGACAGGaccagcgttttttttttcagcggactctttttctgggatttttcctGACAGGATTTTTACCTACGGTTTATTCTGCAATTGGTATGTTGACAATATTACGTtgagcaaatcaatcaaaagcaTGCCTGCATGTCACCAAGTCCTGCGTTCACTCTTTTGTCGAAGGATGCAAAAAAGCCTACGCCGCCTAGTCTCCATATGGTATCCCTAACCATGATTTTCACTGCTTTCGGCCTAAACCTTTAAATTAGTTGGTAATAGTTAGATGTCCATAGTCGATCCAATGCTGTTCTTTAGTGAGAGGTTCTTTTTACCTCTGAAATCTCTTCAAGTGCGTTCTTAGTTAAtcccattaatttttttctcgacccAAGCAAGATTTGTCGTCTACATCATCAGGGTCTTTGTAGCAAACACTTAGGTCCACGACATCAACACCGTCCTAATTTCtataactgattttttttattccagcgTGCAACATTGATGCGGCTCAGAACGcaaaaaatactaaaagaGATGATTTCCTCAAGTTCCATAACGACATGAGAGAGAACATCGCCAAAGGCACAGCTTTCGAAAGTTTCGGGAAGCTACCAGCTGCAAAAAATATGTACCAGTTGGTAAGAGTTTCCACAGAGCCTTGAAGACAAAAGGACCACACCTCTGTACTGTAAGAATAACGGATTATTTGAGCAATTTTGCCTATATTATACCTCAGGAGCATTAACGATGTTATTTCGCAAAGAAATAATTGATGGATTCGATAGTCTCACACGAGTGGTCATGGATGTCGTGGTTCACCTTAGACAAAGCTCAAGTGCAGATTTTCAGGGAAATTCTCTCTTTTATCCATTCTTAGTTGAAATAATGGTGCTTAGTTAAATTTTTTCGGAGATTATTAACAATCACTGGTCGTGCTGAAGTGCAATAATGTCAAAAATGTAAGAAGCTGCGCTAACTGTAAAAtctctacagaaaaaaaggatttttgctTGTAGTTTATGATCAGCTGTTCCTCGTTTTCAGTTGTACAGCTGCCGACTCGAATACGATCTCCAAAAGGAACTAGACAAGTGCACCGGCAAAATAACTGATTTTAAAGGACGTGGACAGAATCTTGCCATGTAAGTCACATAAATATATGACCTCTAGGACCTGTATCAGCTGTAAttccgtttttcttcaaaattctcagGCGGTTGCCAGTAATGTCTCCTTCTCAAGCCACCTACATGTGGCATTTCCAGAATGTAAAGGATAGATAAGAACGGTCTTCGCACGTTTGCGGTCCTCGTGTCTAACCCATACTATGACCTAAGGTTATCGGTGtatcaagtcattgttttatcctcccagacaactgtggtaacaatttatcgaccccggaggagcGAAATGCTTTTTCTTTGGGTTTTGGGTGGTTTCGAACAATCGGTCGTGTTGTAACAACTCAATTTCTTGCCGAACACGCTAAATCCACCCTTTGTCACCTATATAGCCATCAAAATTATGGGTTGATCAGATAGAGATTTTTGCAAAGTCAATACATTTAGCCATGAAACCATGGATCACATGGATTTCTATGATTTAGTCGAGTTCATAGAGTTTGTATACCAGAGATGCACAAAGTTCTGAACCTCAAAAGCTAATAGAATCACTTTGTGAAATGAGTAGATAAATAGATGTCAAGTTAAGTAAATATACACAGGAGTTTACAGCAGTATCTCTCCCAGCCATACTTATCATTCaggaattataataattaaagaCGCGGTTTAAGATCACTTCCATAAATCATCGGGTGGTTTGAGCCAAGGAGTACTCTTCGTATGTTTCTCTTCAACATGTGATCACACAGatattttcttggtttttttttctaattttggtCGTGGACTGAAATCAGCAATTACTCCCACTGTGGCGAGGGctgcgtatacgagtctgattgatATCTGCACGTGGTGGTCCTatcaactaaaaaaatttatttatgtaaatatATGACATAACTTACATGTTACTTTCAAATGTATACTTTCTACAGACTCTACGACTCAGCAGCACCAGTTAATCCAGAACAGAAATTTAAGGATGCTCTATATTTGTGGGGAAACACAGCACGAATCTACGGAAAGGAGAATTCCGAGAATATTTATGATGCTCGTATGTATCCATTTGCTAACGTGAGTTCTTCTAAGGGTACAACCGCTTCCGAATGTCTCCAACCTGGTGAGCAAAATCCGCGCACGATTCTGGTAGAGGAGAAGGAAACGGGACTGCATTTACATATGTCAGATAGATTGAAAAAAGCGTTGCCGCTGCTTAGAAGCTTTGCGTTTagaatcagaaaataaaaaactaaaatttgaaaagttatCGTTACAAGGTTAAGATTTATATGGGGGACAGATACTAGAATTGTAGCACACTACAGTATTTGTTTGCAGATGGCATACGGAAAAACACTGAGAGTGGGATGCGCCTATAAACAGTGCAATAATGAGGCTCACATATCGTGTCTGTATAATCTCGTGTAAGTTTATGGAACTACGTTTCTTTTCTGTATCCATactatcatttgttttttagtTGATATCCTTGAAGTTTATCAGAGAGGAGATCAAAATTCTATGTATGAAGATCATCGATATAAACAAATTGTCGTGGTGAAACAAGCAATTGaataagtttagaaaaaagttgaaaaagtagAGTATAAAGTGTAAGAAAATTAGGCGTTCACGGCTTATACATTCGTTTCATTGTTTGTATATTTGTATACAGTTTTTTCATGACTATAAACTGCTACTGTTTCTAGAGGAGCCTATGTAAACAACTCTATATACGAAAAAGGATCAGCATGTACAAAAAATGTGGACTGCACAACGTATGCGGGCTCTACGTGTAAGAAAGCGACAGGCCTCTGCGTTTTTTCCGGAACTCCACCAAAACCTGGAAAGTTCCATCCAAACTGTTATCGGTCTCGTAGTTTTTTGTAACTGAAAAATTAATGTTTGAGGAGAACACCTCACTCAGTTtgatctcgttttttttttaaattttataagcAATTAAAGAAAACCTAAGATTGAAGCAAATGGAATCTTTGCAGTGCTCGTGTCACGATCGTGTTTAATCTTTTTCCATATGTCTGCAAACGAAAGCGGTGTTCAGGTGGTGGAGTCAACACGATGTGTGCAGGAAATGATGGAATGACCGATGAAGCAAGAAATAAAGTTTTGAGCGAACACAATAATAAAAGGTTTGTcatttttagatttaaaaaagtaggGTGACATCAAAATTGCAAAGCAATGCCGTCTTTACTAACATTATTAGTCCTCATAGATAACGGACTTTTACGTTAATGTATACAGCTTTCTAAAACTAAGAAATTCCTGAAACTCTTAAGCAAAATAGAATTAGTCTAATTAGGATCAGTTGAGCTGAATAAATTTCTAGAAGATTACTTGacactttttttagaagtcTTCTTGCAAGAGGACTTATAAGAAATGGGAAGAATGTGAACAAGAGAAACCTACCTGCATCATCATATATGCCGAAAATGGTAAGTAACCATATTTTTTAAGTTTAGTAATATAACTATGACGCTGAATCCTTGGTACGGACGTAGTGTTGCCATTGACCCTGCTCGATAGGCCTGACGTAACGCATctgtggaaagaaaaacttttctagACAAGTAGACACTCAGTTTcactcttctttctcttttacaAGTACTGCA
This window of the Necator americanus strain Aroian chromosome III, whole genome shotgun sequence genome carries:
- a CDS encoding hypothetical protein (NECATOR_CHRIII.G13197.T2); translated protein: MSCNRTLFLGFFLTGFLPTVYSAIACNIDAAQNAKNTKRDDFLKFHNDMRENIAKGTAFESFGKLPAAKNMYQLLYSCRLEYDLQKELDKCTGKITDFKGRGQNLAILYDSAAPVNPEQKFKDALYLWGNTARIYGKENSENIYDARMYPFANMAYGKTLRVGCAYKQCNNEAHISCLYNLVGAYVNNSIYEKGSACTKNVDCTTYAGSTCGGVNTMCAGNDGMTDEARNKVLSEHNNKRSLLARGLIRNGKNVNKRNLPASSYMPKMIYDCATEASAIEYANTCTLVKSAADTRSGYGENVYVYSKPNADPAAVLKEAVEKWWNQIFEDAINWRVTYIPSLMNKPIDQNGFTQMAWAKSVKLGCGIQTCNAQSFIVCRYSPTGNVLNEQIYTPGRVCAGCSAACNASEGLCNLV
- a CDS encoding hypothetical protein (NECATOR_CHRIII.G13197.T1); translation: MLAVHSTLCDGLIATAPEACNIDAAQNAKNTKRDDFLKFHNDMRENIAKGTAFESFGKLPAAKNMYQLLYSCRLEYDLQKELDKCTGKITDFKGRGQNLAILYDSAAPVNPEQKFKDALYLWGNTARIYGKENSENIYDARMYPFANMAYGKTLRVGCAYKQCNNEAHISCLYNLVGAYVNNSIYEKGSACTKNVDCTTYAGSTCGGVNTMCAGNDGMTDEARNKVLSEHNNKRSLLARGLIRNGKNVNKRNLPASSYMPKMIYDCATEASAIEYANTCTLVKSAADTRSGYGENVYVYSKPNADPAAVLKEAVEKWWNQIFEDAINWRVTYIPSLMNKPIDQNGFTQMAWAKSVKLGCGIQTCNAQSFIVCRYSPTGNVLNEQIYTPGRVCAGCSAACNASEGLCNLV